A part of Ziziphus jujuba cultivar Dongzao chromosome 8, ASM3175591v1 genomic DNA contains:
- the LOC107414477 gene encoding receptor-like protein EIX1: MASSVVYFGFYFFLVLCINNSCFCSGSSKSQMSCIESEREALLKFKQDLRDPSSRLGSWADGSDCCKWSGIICDNVTGHVHKLLLRGPSHFDFDGNYDAYERALLGGKVSPSLVELKHLRRLDLSSNDFGATPIPEFFGSLSSLRYLNLSHAQFGGVIPHQLGNLTHLRVLDLHGDWRDETYGRFGEYQLAIYAKNLRWLSHLSSLQFLVMSYVNLSRASDWLEVTNSLPSLTVLHLSSCLLNFNVPLPYHVNFSSLAVLDLSFNYFYGGSRSPSRQGIPEWIPNLRSLASLDLSNAAYGSPIPEGIQNLTSLVHLDLSYNNFNTSSIPSWLYKMSHLNFLNLGYNNLGGTISSHITNLTSISMLDLSNNDLEGKLPTSMGTRLCNLKEIHLSGNKWNQLISQMLDSLSGCVSSNLEVLSILHGQIYGQLTNQIGQFKTLTRLVLSENMISGPIPVSLGNLLSLRYLSLGFNHFNETLPESFGQLAKLECLDIYGNEYMEGVVSEAHFANSTRLRELEAGRTPLTLDVRPSWLPPFQLVSLYMDSWHLGPSFPLWLRSQENLSVLMLSNTSLEDVIPSWFWDSFVFSYLDLSHNQMNGRIKKLSGDSVIDLSHNRFEGPLPSISSNVARLDLSNNMFSGSVSQFLCNRPSEQMNLDTLDLQNNQLSGAISNCW, from the coding sequence ATGGCTAGTAGCGTTGTATACTTTGGGTTCTACTTCTTCCTCGTCCTATGCATTAACAATTCATGTTTTTGCAGTGGAAGCTCCAAATCCCAAATGAGTTGcatagaaagtgagagagaagcTCTTCTAAAGTTCAAACAAGACCTTCGTGATCCTTCCAGCCGCTTGGGCTCGTGGGCTGATGGTTCAGACTGCTGCAAATGGAGTGGTATTATTTGTGATAACGTCACCGGTCACGTCCACAAGCTCCTCCTTAGAGGTCCCAGTCACTTTGATTTTGATGGAAATTATGATGCATATGAGAGGGCATTGTTGGGTGGTAAGGTAAGCCCCTCCCTCGTGGAGTTGAAGCATCTGCGTCGCTTGGACTTGAGCAGCAATGATTTTGGAGCAACCCCTATCCCTGAATTCTTTGGCTCTTTAAGTAGCTTAAGATATCTCAATCTTTCTCATGCTCAATTCGGCGGTGTCATTCCCCATCAACTCGGAAACCTCACACACTTGCGGGTTCTTGATCTCCATGGAGATTGGAGAGATGAAACTTATGGCAGATTTGGTGAGTACCAATTGGCTATATATGCAAAGAATCTTCGTTGGCTTTCTCATCTTTCTTCATTGCAATTCCTAGTCATGAGTTATGTCAACCTTTCACGAGCATCTGATTGGCTAGAGGTAACTAATTCACTCCCTTCTTTGACAGTCTTGCACTTGTCCTCTTGCCTACTTAACTTCAATGTTCCTCTGCCATATCATGTCAATTTTTCTTCTCTAGCCGTTCTTGACCTTTCATTTAACTATTTTTATGGGGGATCCCGATCCCCCAGTCGTCAAGGTATTCCAGAATGGATTCCCAATTTGAGAAGTTTGGCTTCTCTTGATCTTAGTAACGCTGCATATGGAAGTCCAATCCCTGAAGGTATTCAGAACCTGACTTCTCTTGTGCACCTCGATCTTTCATATAACAATTTTAACACCTCATCAATACCCAGTTGGTTGTATAAGATGAGTCATTTAAATTTTCTCAACCTTGGTTATAATAACTTGGGAGGTACAATATCTAGTCACATAACAAACTTGACATCTATCAGCATGCTTGACCTCAGTAACAATGACCTTGAAGGGAAGTTGCCAACTTCCATGGGTACTCGACTTTGCAACTTAAAGGAAATTCATTTGTCGGGGAACAAATGGAACCAATTGATATCCCAAATGCTAGATAGTTTGTCTGGATGTGTTTCTAGTAATCTAGAGGTTTTGAGTATTTTGCATGGTCAAATTTATGGTCAGTTAACCAATCAAATTGGGCAATTCAAGACTCTGACCCGTCTTGTTCTATCAGAAAATATGATTTCTGGTCCAATTCCAGTATCACTGGGAAACCTTTTGTCTTTGAGATATCTGAGCCTTGGGTTTAATCATTTTAATGAAACTTTACCCGAATCATTTGGGCAACTTGCCAAATTAGAATGCTTGGATATTTACGGAAATGAGTATATGGAAGGTGTTGTTTCAGAGGCTCACTTTGCCAATTCAACGAGATTGAGAGAATTAGAAGCAGGTAGAACCCCATTAACTTTGGATGTACGTCCTAGTTGGCTTCCTCCTTTTCAACTTGTTTCATTATACATGGACTCATGGCATTTAGGACCGTCATTTCCATTGTGGTTACGTTCACAGGAGAATCTTTCTGTCTTGATGTTATCAAACACGAGTCTTGAAGATGTCATTCCCTCTTGGTTTTGGGACTCTTTTGTATTCTCATATTTGGATCTTTCTCATAATCAAATGAATGGAAGAATTAAGAAACTGTCTGGGGACTCAGTAATTGACCTTAGCCACAACCGCTTCGAGGGGCCATTGCCTAGTATATCTTCCAATGTGGCTAGATTAGATCTTTCAAACAATATGTTTTCTGGTTCTGTTTCTCAGTTCCTGTGCAACAGGCCGAGTGAGCAAATGAATTTGGACACACTCGATCTCCAAAACAATCAATTATCAGGAGCAATATCCAATTGTTGGTAA
- the LOC132805094 gene encoding receptor-like protein EIX2, which produces MILKLSDNKFNSTIPSSLGSLVLLQSLHLRNNHLSGELPLSLRNCTELITLDLGGNMLRGRLPAWIGTRLLNLQILSLRWNKFQGRIPEQLCALSALQLLDVAHNNLSGYIPKCVCNFSSMVGGDDYRGFLYTVNGSTSFFKEDALLVMKGQEMEYIENLVYVNSIDLSGNFLSGEIPTEITSLAKLESLNLSNNLLTGEIPHGMGKMGALESVDFSMNKLSGEIPPSMSNLSFLSHLNLSYNKLRGRIPLGTQLQSFDASSYVGNSLCGPPLTPNCSRDVVTPTAENKNRNEDDDNVMSWFYLGMGVGFAIGFWGVCGGLFFNRTWRHNYFRFLDRMKDSIYVKTSETTFKISESLKGIIFCKVQNIIA; this is translated from the coding sequence ATGATCTTGAAATTAAGCGACAACAAATTTAATAGTACTATTCCATCTTCTCTGGGTTCATTGGTTTTGCTTCAGTCATTGCACCTACGAAACAACCACCTTTCAGGAGAATTACCTTTGTCTTTACGGAATTGTACAGAACTAATTACTCTAGACCTTGGTGGGAATATGTTAAGGGGAAGGCTTCCTGCTTGGATTGGAACAAGGCTCTTAAATTTACAGATTCTTAGCCTTCGTTGGAACAAGTTCCAAGGTCGTATACCCGAACAACTATGTGCTCTTAGTGCTCTTCAACTTTTGGACGTTGCACATAACAATTTGTCAGGTTATATACCAAAATGCGTTTGCAATTTCTCTTCTATGGTTGGAGGGGATGATTACCGTGGATTTTTGTATACAGTGAATGGATCAACGTCATTCTTCAAAGAGGATGCATTACTCGTAATGAAAGGTCAAGAGATGGAATACATCGAAAATCTCGTATATGTTAATAGCATTGACCTGTCTGGTAATTTTTTGTCAGGAGAAATTCCCACAGAAATTACTAGTCTTGCGAAGTTGGAATCATTGAACTTGTCAAATAACCTTTTAACAGGAGAAATCCCTCATGGAATGGGTAAAATGGGAGCATTGGAGTCGGTTGATTTTTCTATGAACAAGCTTTCAGGTGAAATCCCTCCAAGTATGTCCAATTTGAGTTTTTTGAGCCATTTGAACTTGTCCTACAACAAACTAAGGGGAAGGATCCCATTAGGCACTCAACTCCAAAGCTTTGACGCATCCAGCTATGTTGGGAATAGTCTATGCGGTCCTCCACTTACCCCGAACTGCAGCAGAGATGTTGTAACGCCCACAGCTGAGAACAAGAAcagaaatgaagatgatgacaaTGTAATGTCATGGTTTTACTTAGGCATGGGAGTTGGATTTGCTATAGGATTTTGGGGAGTTTGTGGTGGCCTTTTCTTTAATAGAACATGGAGGCACAATTACTTTAGGTTTCTTGACCGCATGAAAGACAGCATCTATGTGAAAACTTCAGAAACTACCTTCAAAATCAGTGAAAGCCTGAAAGGCATCATCTTCTGCAAGGTACAAAATATTATTGCTTAA